A part of Candidatus Eremiobacteraceae bacterium genomic DNA contains:
- a CDS encoding DNA translocase FtsK — translation MSRVKTPAKSRRVDPLPGLTLNLEILGIGLLCIAILLSLAIELPTGKSGSIGPTINATLHAWFGGAAWILVLALATVAVIIFLELHVPRMMALFAGCAIAEFLVLDAMFGTGARGGFAGNAMAHGLTWLVGGIGANVILIFGLVAFIVAPTGISLKRVLGAAAVGAAKAGVKAGALIGAGAAAIKRPNAGGSIPVDRYKEPVKLDLYQSQVVEAAPVDSGIPLADVVESAPAEQLRPLAKIIEAEPVEKVAPVPKTARQAVNPGGYRLPDFALFNPPEKRVHDETSAAKLLEETLASFGISARVTHIERGPSVTRYELTPGTGVKVSAIKSLSDNIQLALAAQSVRIEAPIPGKSAVGIEVPNSAVSIVAIREILDFLPKIEGKLSIGLGKDITGRPIVADLARMPHLLVAGATGAGKSVCLNVILASLLSTCTPDQVQLLLIDPKRVELIEYNGIPHLIKDCIVDPKLAAGALYELTREMDSRYERFARAGVRKIEEYNAEFPDDKLPYIVVVIDELADLMLVAPTRVETSICRIAQLARATGIHLVLATQRPSVDVITGLIKANIPSRIAFAVSSQVDSRTILDMVGAERLLGRGDMLYLPIDAPKPVRVQGAMVTGDEIERLCEFWRDQDDPENRLDFELTEVEEDGNGPADELALDAARIIVDRQMASVALLQAELKVGHPRAVRLMKILEEYRVVGAAEGTKPRKILVGDADMPQLESALSPRRS, via the coding sequence GTGAGCCGCGTGAAAACGCCCGCCAAATCGCGCCGCGTCGACCCATTGCCGGGCCTCACGCTCAATCTGGAAATCCTCGGAATCGGATTGCTCTGCATCGCGATACTGCTGTCATTGGCTATTGAGCTGCCGACCGGGAAGTCCGGATCGATAGGACCCACGATCAACGCAACGCTGCACGCGTGGTTCGGCGGCGCCGCCTGGATACTCGTTCTCGCGCTTGCCACCGTGGCCGTGATCATTTTCCTCGAATTGCACGTACCGCGGATGATGGCGCTGTTCGCCGGGTGCGCGATCGCCGAATTTTTGGTGCTCGATGCCATGTTCGGCACGGGCGCGCGCGGCGGCTTCGCCGGCAACGCGATGGCGCACGGTCTGACGTGGCTGGTCGGCGGCATCGGCGCGAACGTGATCTTGATATTCGGACTGGTCGCCTTCATCGTGGCGCCTACCGGCATTTCGCTCAAACGCGTGCTTGGCGCCGCGGCCGTCGGCGCAGCGAAGGCGGGCGTCAAAGCCGGCGCGCTCATCGGCGCGGGCGCGGCTGCGATCAAGCGGCCAAATGCCGGTGGAAGCATTCCGGTCGACCGCTACAAAGAGCCGGTCAAGCTCGACCTCTACCAATCTCAAGTTGTGGAAGCCGCGCCGGTCGACTCGGGTATTCCGCTCGCGGATGTGGTCGAATCCGCGCCCGCCGAACAGCTCAGGCCGCTCGCAAAAATCATTGAAGCCGAACCTGTAGAAAAAGTCGCGCCGGTTCCAAAAACAGCGCGCCAAGCTGTGAACCCGGGCGGCTACCGGCTGCCCGATTTCGCGCTTTTCAATCCGCCCGAGAAGCGCGTGCACGACGAGACCAGCGCCGCCAAATTGCTCGAAGAAACCCTCGCATCGTTTGGCATCAGTGCGCGCGTCACGCACATCGAACGCGGCCCGAGCGTCACGCGCTACGAGTTGACGCCGGGCACAGGCGTGAAGGTCAGCGCCATCAAGTCGCTGTCCGACAACATCCAACTCGCGCTCGCCGCACAGAGCGTGCGCATCGAAGCGCCGATCCCCGGCAAGTCGGCAGTGGGCATCGAAGTGCCCAACAGCGCCGTGTCGATCGTTGCCATTCGCGAAATCCTCGATTTTCTGCCGAAGATAGAAGGCAAGCTGTCGATCGGGCTGGGCAAGGATATCACCGGCCGTCCGATCGTGGCCGATCTTGCGCGCATGCCGCACTTGCTGGTCGCGGGGGCGACCGGCGCCGGCAAGAGCGTCTGCCTCAACGTCATCCTCGCGTCATTGCTTTCCACGTGCACGCCCGACCAAGTGCAGTTGCTCCTCATCGATCCGAAGCGTGTCGAGTTGATCGAGTACAACGGCATCCCCCATCTCATAAAGGACTGCATCGTCGATCCCAAGCTCGCGGCGGGCGCGCTGTACGAGCTCACGCGCGAGATGGATTCACGCTACGAGCGATTCGCGCGCGCCGGCGTGCGGAAGATCGAAGAATACAACGCCGAGTTTCCCGATGACAAGCTTCCGTATATCGTCGTCGTCATCGACGAATTGGCCGACCTCATGCTGGTCGCGCCGACGCGTGTGGAAACCAGCATCTGCCGCATCGCCCAGTTGGCGCGAGCCACCGGGATCCATCTGGTGCTCGCCACGCAACGCCCGTCGGTCGACGTCATCACGGGCCTCATCAAAGCCAATATCCCATCGCGCATCGCGTTTGCTGTGTCGTCGCAGGTGGATTCGCGCACCATTTTAGACATGGTCGGCGCCGAGCGTTTGCTCGGGCGCGGCGACATGCTCTATCTACCCATCGACGCGCCGAAGCCGGTGCGGGTCCAAGGCGCCATGGTCACGGGCGACGAGATCGAGCGGCTTTGCGAGTTCTGGCGGGATCAAGATGATCCGGAGAACCGTCTCGATTTTGAGCTCACAGAAGTGGAAGAAGACGGCAACGGTCCGGCGGACGAGCTCGCGTTGGACGCCGCGCGGATCATCGTCGACCGGCAGATGGCGTCGGTGGCCCTGCTGCAGGCCGAACTCAAAGTGGGGCATCCGCGGGCGGTCCGGCTCATGAAGATACTTGAAGAATATCGCGTTGTCGGAGCGGCCGAAGGCACGAAGCCGCGTAAGATTCTAGTCGGCGATGCCGACATGCCGCAGCTCGAATCCGCGCTGTCGCCGCGCAGATCC
- a CDS encoding ABC transporter permease: MAFVAPALAGAEFGDAPYTSVWTDTWRRFRRSPSALIGLTIIVVLAVCAVFAPVITQHRDPIAQDLSATALAPSFAHLAGSDKLGRDIFTRLVFGARLSVEIGFVSVGIGLLIGTVVGVVAGFWGGWLDSVLMGFMDVMLAFPSIILAIAVSAILDTRVSDVVKLFIAVGIVGIPVYARIARASVLSVKEMEYVEAARAIGNSIFSMLFKYVLPNILAPLVVQATLGVGTAELDSAGLSFLGLGIQPPTAEWGSMLNDARDYWLSAPWALLFPGMAISVTVLGFNLLGDGLRDALDPKSR, encoded by the coding sequence GTGGCCTTCGTAGCGCCGGCGCTCGCCGGCGCAGAGTTCGGCGATGCGCCGTACACGTCGGTATGGACCGATACGTGGCGGCGCTTTCGCAGGAGCCCGTCGGCGCTGATCGGGCTGACGATCATCGTCGTGCTTGCGGTATGCGCGGTTTTCGCGCCGGTCATCACGCAACACCGCGACCCTATCGCGCAGGATCTCTCCGCGACCGCTTTGGCGCCATCGTTTGCGCACCTAGCCGGCAGCGACAAACTCGGGCGCGATATCTTCACGCGTTTGGTCTTCGGAGCGCGGCTATCGGTGGAGATCGGCTTCGTGTCGGTCGGCATCGGTCTGCTCATCGGAACCGTGGTCGGCGTGGTGGCCGGGTTTTGGGGCGGCTGGCTCGATTCCGTCTTGATGGGCTTCATGGATGTGATGCTCGCGTTTCCAAGCATCATCCTCGCCATCGCCGTGTCCGCCATCCTGGACACGCGCGTGTCCGACGTCGTGAAGTTGTTCATCGCCGTCGGCATCGTGGGCATTCCGGTCTACGCCCGGATCGCGCGCGCGTCGGTGCTGTCGGTGAAGGAGATGGAGTACGTCGAAGCGGCGCGCGCCATCGGCAACAGCATTTTCTCGATGCTCTTCAAGTACGTGCTGCCGAACATACTGGCGCCGCTCGTCGTGCAGGCTACGTTGGGTGTCGGCACGGCGGAATTGGATTCGGCAGGGCTGTCGTTCTTGGGTCTGGGCATCCAGCCGCCGACCGCTGAGTGGGGCTCCATGCTCAACGATGCGCGCGACTATTGGCTGTCCGCGCCGTGGGCGCTGCTCTTCCCGGGCATGGCGATATCCGTGACCGTGTTGGGCTTCAATCTACTTGGAGATGGTCTGCGCGACGCGCTCGACCCGAAATCTCGATAA
- a CDS encoding ribonuclease J: MAKQRPMLHEYFPAAGPRDANNPLPEPPRDQDYLRVIPLGGCGEIGRNMTVYETRDDILVVDAGVQFPEEEMLGVDLVIDEITYLLERKRKIRGLLLTHAHEDHIGGVPYFLAQLKVPVYGTDFTLALLRGKLKEHKLASVETITVQAGETVRVGQIDAHFSNITHSVAGACVIALRTSLGTVVHTGDFKFDQTPIDGKPTDIAALAGYGDEGVLLLCSDSTNSEIPGHTLSERVVGETFADIFARAEGRIIVTMFASNVPRLQQTVDAAARHGRKVCFVGRSMLNVSNIAMEHGYLTIAPGQLIREHEIDSHPPERIVICTTGSQGEPMSALTRMAARDHRKIKLVRGDTVIISATPIPGNERSIGRTINNLFKLGVNVIYGKDRMAHVSGHGCQEELLLMLNLTKPRYFIPVHGEYRMLVQHARLAQKTGIHPDDVFVVENGHVIEFTENGKAAKVGKTAAGPVYVDGLGVGDVGQVVLRDRRHLSGDGMIIVTVSIDSVDGKVLAGPDIVSRGFTFDQASESDGVLDEVRREARGIIEEGAAKGLTEWTAIREHIHKGLSKFVYDRTKRRPMIVPVVMEI, encoded by the coding sequence ATGGCTAAGCAACGTCCCATGCTACATGAGTATTTCCCCGCCGCGGGTCCCCGCGACGCGAACAATCCGTTGCCCGAGCCGCCCCGCGATCAAGATTATCTCCGGGTCATCCCCTTAGGCGGCTGCGGCGAGATCGGCCGCAACATGACGGTCTACGAGACCCGCGACGATATCCTCGTCGTAGACGCAGGGGTACAGTTCCCCGAAGAAGAGATGCTCGGGGTGGATCTTGTCATCGACGAGATCACCTATCTGCTCGAGCGCAAGCGCAAGATCCGCGGTTTGCTGCTCACGCACGCGCACGAAGACCACATCGGAGGCGTGCCGTATTTTCTCGCTCAGCTCAAGGTGCCCGTCTACGGCACCGATTTCACGCTCGCGCTCTTGCGCGGCAAACTCAAAGAACACAAGCTGGCCAGCGTCGAGACCATCACGGTCCAGGCCGGCGAAACCGTACGGGTCGGCCAGATCGACGCGCACTTCAGCAACATCACGCATAGCGTGGCGGGAGCGTGCGTCATCGCTTTGCGCACCTCGCTTGGCACCGTCGTCCATACCGGCGATTTCAAATTCGATCAAACGCCGATCGACGGCAAGCCCACCGATATCGCCGCGCTTGCCGGTTACGGAGATGAAGGCGTCCTGCTGCTGTGCTCCGACTCGACCAACTCGGAAATCCCCGGCCACACACTCTCGGAACGCGTCGTCGGCGAGACGTTCGCGGACATCTTCGCTCGCGCTGAAGGGCGCATCATCGTCACGATGTTCGCCTCCAACGTTCCGCGCTTGCAGCAAACGGTGGACGCCGCCGCACGCCATGGCCGCAAGGTGTGTTTCGTCGGCCGCAGCATGCTCAACGTTTCGAACATCGCGATGGAGCACGGGTACCTCACCATCGCGCCCGGTCAGCTCATCCGCGAGCACGAAATCGATTCGCATCCGCCCGAGCGCATCGTGATCTGCACCACGGGCAGCCAGGGCGAGCCCATGTCGGCGCTGACGCGTATGGCCGCCCGCGACCACCGCAAGATCAAACTGGTGCGCGGCGATACGGTCATCATCTCGGCCACGCCCATTCCGGGAAACGAGCGCAGCATCGGCCGCACCATCAACAACTTGTTCAAGTTGGGTGTCAACGTCATCTACGGCAAAGACCGCATGGCGCACGTCTCCGGACACGGCTGCCAAGAAGAGCTGCTGCTCATGCTCAACCTCACCAAACCGCGATATTTCATCCCCGTGCACGGGGAATATCGCATGCTCGTGCAGCACGCGCGGCTGGCGCAAAAGACCGGCATCCATCCCGACGACGTTTTCGTCGTCGAGAACGGTCACGTCATCGAATTCACGGAGAACGGCAAGGCCGCGAAGGTGGGTAAGACGGCCGCAGGCCCGGTGTACGTCGACGGACTGGGCGTAGGCGACGTCGGCCAGGTCGTGCTGCGCGACCGCCGCCATCTCTCGGGCGACGGCATGATCATCGTGACGGTGAGCATCGATAGCGTCGACGGCAAAGTGCTTGCCGGTCCCGACATCGTCTCGCGCGGATTCACATTCGATCAGGCGTCCGAAAGCGACGGCGTTTTAGATGAGGTGCGACGCGAAGCGCGCGGCATCATCGAGGAAGGCGCCGCCAAAGGCCTGACGGAATGGACCGCGATCCGCGAACACATCCATAAAGGACTGTCGAAGTTCGTGTACGATCGCACCAAGCGGCGGCCGATGATCGTGCCCGTCGTCATGGAGATCTAG
- a CDS encoding GntR family transcriptional regulator, whose product MLFHLDGSSSIPVYVQLREQVLHAISRGQLRLGDQLPTVREVAVALAINPNTVNRAYADLEREGVLVSRRGRGTFIAGGGRVEDDAARATRLKDIARRALGETRAFGFAQDELLAAIAQVAREDHGG is encoded by the coding sequence TTGCTCTTCCATCTAGACGGCAGCAGTAGCATCCCGGTGTACGTGCAACTCCGAGAACAGGTTCTTCATGCGATATCCCGCGGACAACTCAGGCTTGGCGACCAACTCCCGACCGTACGCGAAGTCGCCGTCGCTTTGGCCATCAATCCGAATACGGTGAACCGCGCATACGCCGATTTGGAACGTGAGGGCGTCCTCGTGAGCCGGCGCGGCCGCGGTACGTTCATCGCGGGCGGCGGCCGTGTGGAAGACGATGCCGCGCGCGCGACGCGGCTCAAAGACATTGCGCGCCGCGCGCTAGGTGAGACGCGCGCATTCGGCTTCGCGCAGGATGAACTTCTCGCCGCCATCGCGCAGGTAGCGCGCGAAGATCACGGAGGTTGA
- a CDS encoding slipin family protein produces the protein MPVIAPPANAPKTASAPSGAVNQSGQSIHFGNPVSWLLAIILAFAGTIATAMTSNPAWFIAGMIAAIVIVVVLQIALVWERAVVLRFGHFRSLAGPGVFFLIPAVDTIAAWIDQRVQTSTFTAEETLTKDTVPVDVDAVLFWVAWDAKKAAVEVASYRDAIGWAAQTALRDIIGTTDLSDLLSNRQAVDDKLAHTIDARTTPWGITVQSVEIRDIKIPENLQDAMSRKAQAEREREARVILGDAERQIAASFMEAAKQYEGNNVALHLRAMNMLYEGLKERGAMIVVPSTAVETMGLGAITGLSAMAGMSPSSNPVGPSPNMPGGNP, from the coding sequence ATGCCCGTAATCGCGCCGCCCGCCAATGCGCCAAAGACCGCTTCAGCTCCGAGCGGAGCAGTCAATCAGTCAGGACAGTCGATACACTTCGGAAATCCCGTATCGTGGCTTCTCGCCATCATCCTGGCGTTTGCGGGCACGATCGCAACCGCGATGACCAGCAATCCGGCTTGGTTCATCGCCGGAATGATCGCCGCTATCGTGATCGTGGTCGTGCTGCAGATCGCGCTGGTGTGGGAACGCGCCGTGGTGCTGCGGTTCGGGCACTTCCGGTCGCTCGCGGGGCCTGGCGTGTTCTTCCTTATACCTGCCGTGGATACGATCGCCGCGTGGATCGATCAGCGCGTGCAGACCAGTACGTTCACCGCCGAAGAAACGCTCACCAAGGACACGGTGCCGGTCGACGTGGATGCGGTGCTGTTCTGGGTGGCCTGGGATGCCAAGAAAGCCGCCGTCGAAGTCGCATCGTATCGCGACGCGATCGGCTGGGCCGCGCAGACCGCGCTTCGTGACATCATCGGCACGACCGACCTCTCCGACCTCTTGTCCAACCGCCAAGCGGTGGACGACAAGCTTGCGCACACCATCGACGCGCGGACGACGCCGTGGGGCATCACCGTGCAGTCTGTGGAGATCCGCGACATCAAGATACCTGAAAATCTCCAAGACGCTATGTCGCGAAAGGCGCAGGCGGAGCGCGAACGTGAGGCGCGCGTCATCCTCGGCGACGCCGAACGCCAGATCGCCGCTTCGTTCATGGAAGCGGCCAAACAGTACGAAGGCAACAACGTCGCGCTGCATCTTCGTGCGATGAACATGCTGTACGAAGGATTGAAGGAACGCGGCGCGATGATCGTCGTGCCCAGCACGGCTGTCGAGACCATGGGTCTCGGCGCGATCACCGGCTTGTCCGCGATGGCCGGCATGTCGCCGTCGTCGAATCCGGTCGGACCATCGCCAAATATGCCGGGAGGAAATCCATGA